Below is a genomic region from Brassica oleracea var. oleracea cultivar TO1000 chromosome C9, BOL, whole genome shotgun sequence.
CTCAGCTTGCTCATCATGGCTCCTAGGCATGTGCCATAGGTTGGGTTGGTCCCGGACCGACAGTTCGACAATTCCTCGGATGATGAGCCTGGGGGTTGTGCTCAAAGTAGAGAGGGTTCCTCCTTTCATCGTCTGGGGGATAGTCCATCGGGGATCGAATACTCCAAGTGTTTTCTCTACTAGTTTTCTCCCAGGGCTTATCGGGTTCTCTTCTGACCTATGGTTCTTTGCATTGCTCGTAGGTTTAACTTGCCCCAGGGATCCTATACTGATAGCTATTTTCTTCGGGACCTTGGGGGGGTTTAGAGATCTTCTGCCCCGGCGTCATGGATGATCCTGCTTCGAGGCGCGTGCCCCCCTTTTGGAAAGACCAAGATGTTGTCATGGATTTGGGACTCCTCGGGCGGGGTCCACAGTCGTCTTTCTCTGGTTGACTGAGAACTTTGAATGTTTTATGAGGTCTGACCTCTTTAGAGTGTGCGCAGAAGATTGGTCTCCAAAATGGTGCTTTATGGGGGAAATGAGGGACCTCATCCTGCTTCTTGGTACTCCTTATTTAGCCGGAGTTTCCGGGGTGCCGAGGTATCTGACAACATGTGGAGATGATATCTGCGGGCCGTCGCCCTCTCTGAACTGGGGAATGATGCTTCTCTGGGCCGAACCTGCTGGAGCTTACGAGTTTAGCGCGGATCCTCTTTACCAAGCAGTTTGCTATGGTAAGCGATACCACCAGAGCGTCATGGTGGGGAGCTAAGACCTTCTCTTGTTCCTTTGCAGTGAAGCTTATTTTGTCTGATCCCAAGAGTAGCCGATTTGATTTGGACGTCTCCAGGCCAAGCTTGGCGTTTCGAGATTTCTTCTTTGCGGCTGCATGGCTTACGCCGCTTATCTCCGAACCTCCGGATATGACATGGATCAGTCGGTCCTGTCGAGGTGGTGACGCGGGCTTGGTTTCAGCAGATTTCCTGGGTGTCTCCTTGCTTAGGAGGTTCTTCGCATTTTCTGAGAGGAACTCCCGAAGGTATCCCTTCTGGAGTAGTTAGTTGACTTCGATCTTCAGTGCGACGCAATCCTCTGTCTTTTGACCATGGTCACGATGGAACTCACACCAGAGGTCGGGGTTCCGGAAGGAATCGGGTATCCTCATCTTCGGGGGCCATTTAACCTGTTGACCCATCTTCCTTAGGGCGTTGATTATCTCTGGTTGGGATACAGACAAGTGTGAGATATCTGGTCAGGTAGACACCGACATCCCTTCCGCTCTCTCGAGTGGACGACTCGTGTACCTGTCCCGGTTCCTGCCTCCTTGGTCTTTCTTGGGTTTCTGGGAGGACCTCTCGTCTCGATCACTCCGGTCTTGCCTGGTTGCTTGTTTCTGGTGAGTCCTAGCACGGCTTGCGACGTCTTCCTCCCATTTTACCTGGGCCCAAGCTCGGGATAATACGTCTTCCATAGTTTTACACTGATACTTGGTCAATTCCTTGTAGAGATTCCCGTATGGGAGCAGGCCTCTTTTGAAGGCTGAGATTGTTGTGGTGACGTTGCATTTAGGAATCAATACCTTTTCGTGATTGAGGCGAGCTATGTAATCGCGAAAGGGTTCGGCCCGATGCTGGAGGATTTCATAGAGGCTATCCGAGGTTTTCTCCAGGTTCCAGCTACTTACGAACTGCTCCACAAACCCATCGCTGAGAGTTGCGAACGAAGATATGGATCTGATTGATAGATTATTGTACCATTGCAACGCGGGTCCAATCAGAGTTGAGCCGAATCCTTTGCACATGGTGGCCTCGCGGAACTCCCTTGGGAGTGCTACAGCTAGCATCCTTTGTTTATACTGAGCGATGTGGTCATCTGGGTCGCTGGTGCCGTCATACATCTTTATGTTGGGGAAGGAGAACTTTCTTGGCATCTCGATCAGGGCAATGTTGTCTGTGAAAGGAGTATCGGCTTAAGAACCGGGATTACTTTTCCGAATCGGAGGTGCCACCCCGGGTAGCCTTTCTACCATTGATTGCATGGCGTCGAGCTTCTTGGAGAACATCTGCTCCAGATAGGTGGTCAATGAGGACTGCAATGACGCGGCTCCTTCGGATGTTTCCATCTCGGAGTCGCTGGATATTGTTTCATGAACTCGTGTATCTCCAGCTTTTTCTCCTGATGCCCCGGCTTCACCTGAAGGATGTCGAGCGGTACATCCTGTGGTGTTGGGTGTGTTCAGGCTTGGCATGGATAGGACCTATGTGTGGAAGCGGCGCTTCTTGTTGCTTGCTGTTTTGAGGGCTTGATTTTTGTTTCGGAGAACAAGGTTTTCAGATTCGAGCTGAGTAAGCTTCTCAGCACTTTGCTCCAGCTGCTTCGAATGTTCATCTAGCTTTTCCTTCAGGCGTTGAACTTCGGAGGAAATCTCAAGGTTCTCGGTAGCTTCCCGAGCCTTGTGCAAGTCGGTTACCTGGCTTTGTAATCCGTCGAGTTGCCTTTGTAGCTCGGCTTCTCTTGGAGTAGATTCTGACGGGTTATCTTGCTCATCCACCGCCATCGTCACGTAGTTTAGATTACTCCCCTCCTTCTAGCGCCAAACTGTTAGGGGATTTTTGTGTAGGATCTTTTAGAGTACTACGGAACGATGGATAAGCTAGGTTTCGTATAGATTTTAGAGTAGTAAAAGAGATTATGACTTGAATAAGCGTTTATTTGATCAAACTAGAAGAGATTACAAAGTATTGAGTTAGAAACCCTAGTCTAGCCGTCTAATTCTAGCCTTCAAGTCTAAAATAGTCGATCCCTTGTTCTAGGGTTTGGTTTCCCCTTATATAATCGTCTATAGGTCGGTTGGAGTAGATGGAAGTCTCCCATATTCGGAAATATGGAAGGTTCTCCTTATCGACAATTTGCCTTTTCTTGGAGCTGGAGGCGGTTCTTGGAACCGATACCGGGGTACCCGATACTGGGGATCCTGAGCGTTCCTAAAACGGGGACTCGGAGGTTTGGGTCCTGTCTGGGGACTGGAGGAAAGTAGTACATGAGTATTTTTCCTCAACAATAAGTACTGAATGTAACAAGGTCGATCGTTTCTGGTGTCGCATTGTCGATCGATGTTGACCTGGTCTCATCTGCCGATGACAAGTATCCGCTCCTTGGTTCTCTTTTTGGAATTTTTTGTTGACCTTCAAGAATATTAAAAAACGAAAATAAATAACTTGTAAATATTAAAACTATAAGAAATTACCTAATAGTGGGTTGCCTCCCACTCAACGCTTTGTTATAGTCATTTAGCTTTACTTTAGAGGTTGTTTGTGGCTAGTAATGATCAAAGTGACCACTTGGTTGTATGCAAGTGTCCACTTCATCTTTGCTCATCTGGAAACAAGTGCTAATGAAGCTTCTTATGGCCTTATCTCCTCTGGTCCACTGAGTTTTTTATCTTTCTATAGCAACCTCAGCAGCATGCATCCTATGCTGAAGATTTCCAATCATGCGCTGTTGCATTCCAAGTCTGGCATATGTTGATTCTAATATGTCATTCAGCACCTGGTAGACATCCTTTTCAGAAAGTCTTGAGAGAAAGTGATCTCATCAAGCTTATCATGTAATGACTTCTTGGTAACAAGCTTGTTTTGTAGTGCTGCATAGTCGTCGTCGATCGATGGTCGAGTCCTTCTGTCAATCGATGGTGACGGTTCTGCTCGAGATTCGAGTTGTCTCTTAATCATATCCAAATACTGTAGCAAAACGTATAGGCGTGTGGTCAAGGAATCTACACTATCACGTAGTGTGTAGTTAACACCATCAAGCCGATAGGTGAATGATTGTAGCCGATCTTCGAATGATGTGAGTCGAGCGTCAATCGATGCTTGGACGTGAGCGTCAATCGATGGTTGAGCGTGACTGGCGATCGATTTTGATCTTCTTGTGCCGACTGCATGTGGTCTCTAGAGTATGGTCGTGTCTTGCATCATTTCATACGTGCGTGTTGTCAACCAGCTGATACTGTACCGGCGTGATGGTTAAGCTCGCCGGGCGAGTATAAAACCGGCGTGATGGTTAAGCTCGCCGGGCGAGTATAAAACCGGCGTGATGGTTAAGCTCGCCGGGCGAGTATAAAACCGGCGTGATGGTTAAGCTCGCCGGGCGAGTATAAAACCGGCGTGATGGTTAAGCTCGCCGGGCGAGTATAAAACCGGCGTGATGGTTAAGCTCGCCGGGCGAGTATAAAACCGGCGTGATGGTTAAGCTCGCCGGGCGAGTATAAAACCGGCGTGATGGTTAAGCTCGCCGGGCGAGTATAAAACCGGCGTGATGGTTAAGCTCGCCGGGCGAGTATAAAACCGGCGTGATGGTTAAGCTCGCCGGGCGAGTATAAAACCGGCGTGATGGTTAAGCTCGCCGGGCGAGTATAAAACCGGCGTGATGGTTAAGCTCGCCGGGCGAGTATAAAACCGGCGTGATGGTTAAGCTCGCCGGGCGAGTATAAAACCGGCGTGATGGTTAAGCTCGCCGGGCGAGTATAAAACCGGCGTGATGGTTAAGCTCGCCGGGCGAGTATAACCATAGCCGTTGATTTCGAAATAACCATTTTTGACCCCAACACTTCTTCGACCCCACCAAGAGCGTTCAGACGGACATTTTTCCCCCGACTCTGCGTTACTTCATGAAGACCCTTGCCAACACCCTGTTGTGCAAGATGGAACCTAGTAAGGTTCGGGTCCAGGAGCTCACTCTGGTCTACTACGCAGTGAGTAGTTTGGTTCACATGGAGAGCATCGAGGAGCTCGAGCACAACGCATGGCCCAACCTTGGAGCCATATTTGTTGAGCATCTGGCCAAACTCAAGATGAAGCCTTTCCAGTCAACGGGAAGGAAGAGGGAGACGGTTGGGAGCCTACTCACTCCGATC
It encodes:
- the LOC106314749 gene encoding uncharacterized protein LOC106314749 — translated: MYDGTSDPDDHIAQYKQRMLAVALPREFREATMCKGFGSTLIGPALQWYNNLSIRSISSFATLSDGFVEQFVSSWNLEKTSDSLYEILQHRAEPFRDYIARLNHEKVLIPKCNVTTTISAFKRGLLPYGNLYKELTKYQCKTMEDVLSRAWAQVKWEEDVASRARTHQKQATRQDRSDRDERSSQKPKKDQGGRNRDRYTSRPLERAEGMSVST